The Bacillus xiapuensis genome window below encodes:
- the uraA gene encoding uracil permease, which yields MRTYQVDERPPALALVPLSLQHLFAMFGSTVLVPILFGINPATILLMNGIGTLLYIVLCKGQIPAYLGSSFAFISPVTAVMADKGYNAALGGFIAVGILFILIAWIIKVAGTRWIDVVFPPAAMGAIVAVIGLELVPVASGMAGLVNPEPGKPWTPDADTITVSLLTLGITLVGNVMFRGFLKIIPILIGIISGYVIAFFYGLVDFQPVREAQWFALPDFYAPEFDISSMAIIIPAALVVIAEHISHLVVTEKIVERDLMKRPGLGVSLFGNGISTVISGFVGSTPNTTYGENIGVLAMTKVYSTWVIGGAAVMAIILSFSGKLAALISTIPTAVMGGISLLLFGVIAVSGLRMLVESKVDYSKPTNMILTTVVLVIGLSGATLTIGSLQLKGMALATVIAILLSLFFTIIDKLKISNDYE from the coding sequence ATGCGCACTTATCAAGTTGATGAACGCCCGCCGGCGCTGGCACTTGTGCCGCTTAGCTTGCAGCATTTATTCGCTATGTTTGGCTCCACAGTGCTCGTGCCGATTCTGTTCGGGATCAATCCAGCGACGATTTTATTGATGAACGGCATCGGTACACTCCTTTACATTGTGCTTTGTAAAGGACAAATCCCCGCTTATCTCGGTTCCAGCTTCGCCTTCATTTCTCCCGTAACGGCCGTCATGGCGGATAAAGGGTACAACGCCGCTCTTGGCGGATTCATTGCTGTCGGCATCCTCTTTATTCTCATTGCCTGGATCATTAAAGTGGCGGGAACGAGATGGATTGACGTCGTCTTTCCTCCGGCCGCGATGGGAGCTATCGTCGCTGTCATCGGCCTCGAACTCGTGCCCGTGGCCAGCGGCATGGCGGGGCTTGTGAATCCTGAACCCGGAAAGCCCTGGACACCCGATGCGGATACGATTACCGTTTCCCTGCTGACGCTTGGCATTACACTAGTCGGCAATGTGATGTTCAGAGGATTTTTGAAAATCATCCCGATTTTAATTGGAATTATATCCGGCTATGTGATCGCCTTTTTTTACGGTCTTGTGGACTTTCAGCCTGTCCGTGAAGCCCAATGGTTCGCCTTGCCTGACTTCTACGCGCCGGAGTTCGACATTTCCAGCATGGCGATTATCATTCCCGCCGCTCTCGTTGTGATAGCTGAACATATTAGCCATTTAGTCGTGACCGAGAAGATTGTCGAGCGCGATTTAATGAAAAGGCCCGGTCTTGGCGTCTCCTTATTCGGCAATGGGATTTCCACTGTCATTTCCGGATTCGTCGGCTCAACACCGAATACGACTTACGGAGAGAACATCGGCGTGCTCGCGATGACCAAAGTCTATTCCACATGGGTCATCGGCGGCGCTGCTGTAATGGCCATTATTCTTTCCTTCTCCGGAAAGCTTGCGGCTTTAATCTCGACGATTCCAACAGCGGTGATGGGCGGAATTTCCCTGCTGCTGTTCGGAGTCATTGCCGTTTCTGGCTTGCGCATGCTCGTGGAATCGAAAGTGGATTACTCCAAGCCAACGAACATGATTTTAACAACGGTCGTGCTGGTGATTGGATTGAGCGGCGCGACGCTGACAATCGGAAGCCTGCAGCTAAAAGGCATGGCGTTAGCCACCGTCATTGCCATCCTGCTCAGCCTGTTCTTTACCATCATTGATAAGCTGAAAATTTCCAACGACTATGAATAA
- a CDS encoding CvfB family protein has product MSHLQAGTVRTLEVKNEAPFGWFLTDGEETVLLHHSQITEEFDPDEPAEVFLFQDHQGRLAATMVKPMITLGQYGWVEVVGVEEKLGVFVSIGITKDILVSEDDLPFLYSVRPIVGDRLYCTLKLDRRGRLFAKPATEEVMQEQFTKATKKDYNKDVTGIVYRAAKAGTFVITAEGYRGFVHYSQRQEEPRLGQKVDGRIIDVKEDGSVNISLLGRRHEVQKDDAEEIYEYLVHRGGSMPYGDKSFPEEIQKRFGLSKGAFKRALGKLMKEKRVYQEDGWTHIVKE; this is encoded by the coding sequence ATGTCTCATTTACAAGCTGGAACTGTGAGAACGCTAGAGGTTAAGAATGAAGCGCCGTTTGGCTGGTTTTTGACCGATGGAGAAGAAACGGTTCTTTTGCATCATTCGCAAATAACAGAGGAGTTCGATCCGGATGAGCCGGCGGAGGTGTTTTTGTTCCAAGATCATCAAGGCCGCCTTGCTGCTACGATGGTGAAGCCGATGATTACGCTGGGGCAGTACGGATGGGTGGAAGTCGTTGGCGTGGAAGAAAAGCTGGGCGTATTCGTATCGATCGGCATCACGAAAGATATTCTTGTGTCCGAGGATGACTTGCCGTTTCTGTATTCGGTGCGCCCGATTGTTGGCGACAGATTGTATTGTACGTTGAAGCTCGACCGCCGCGGCCGCCTGTTTGCTAAACCGGCGACAGAAGAAGTGATGCAGGAGCAGTTTACGAAAGCGACGAAAAAAGATTATAACAAAGATGTTACCGGGATTGTGTATCGCGCTGCCAAAGCGGGCACTTTTGTGATCACGGCAGAAGGCTATCGCGGCTTTGTCCATTATTCGCAGCGGCAAGAAGAGCCGCGCCTTGGACAAAAAGTCGATGGCCGGATTATTGACGTCAAAGAGGATGGATCCGTCAACATTTCACTTCTCGGCCGCCGCCATGAAGTACAGAAGGACGATGCAGAAGAAATTTATGAATATCTCGTCCATCGCGGCGGCTCCATGCCTTATGGCGATAAGAGCTTTCCGGAAGAAATTCAAAAGCGCTTTGGTTTAAGCAAGGGCGCTTTCAAACGCGCGCTCGGCAAGCTGATGAAAGAAAAAAGAGTCTACCAAGAAGATGGCTGGACGCATATTGTGAAAGAATAG